The sequence TACACTTTCCCTTGACCTATAATAAAGAATTGTGTTATATCGTTGCTGAACTTACCcaagaaaagtataaaatgcaaagaaactttaaagttacatttttaacttGGACTATCTACATATTCTATTTTTGCTACACATGAGCATCACATAAAACAATTTGCATATCATTACCTTTATGAGAATCTGCATGTTCTCCAGGTCCTTTCCATCCCACTTATCGAAAGGTTCCAGTAACTGCAGGCGTTGACTGGAGGGATTGACTTCCACTGCCTGGCTGCTCCCTTTTTTGGGTGGGTACTGGTAGGTATCTTGGCCAGGGTCAAAGCTCTGCAGATTGGGATAAAGGTAAATCAAAGATGCTTGTGTTCAGTGTAATCCatcttttggaaaaaaaaaagatgtatattttaattatagaaCTACAGTGTTAACATAGCATGGTTCACCGATTTGGTAATCCGTGAGAAACAGGACATTGATATTACCAGTTACATATCCATGTAAATTAAACGCATACATGTAAAAAGccaaagtaagtgtgtgtatacatgcacacaccGACAGTACGGcacaaaagttttaggcaggtatgGAAAAATATTGTAAAGTTATATTTGGGGTGACCACCCTTGTAAAACAAATTCTTCAATGTACACTTACACAAAATAAGGGATTTTGCAGGCATATAGTTAGGAGTATGACTAAGCAATTATATGAAACAGTTGCTAATAATGACAAATATGTAGGCTGAAACTATTAACTGAAGGTCATATATATGTCaaggtcatatatatatgtgaaaaagtattaaATACAGATTCTGTAAATGCCATAAAATGCAAACTATTTACAGTGGTCAATTGTTCAAATGTCAAAAGGATCTGATGAAAGTTAAGAGTGAATAATAGTTACTGATTTGGGCAGCTCATCAGCATCTGGAGGCTCCAGCTTGAATTTTTGACCATCTGCACCAGTGAGAAAATCCTTCTCTGGGTCAAACTTCAAGGTTCCAGCAATTGATAAGGCCGTgacaatctgttttttttttttttttttttaattatgaagaaaaaaaaatcctattagaTCCATTTCTAGTCCAACTTCCCCCAGTCCCGGCCAAAATATAGACTcctgcagtaaaaatgcagcATAAGCCTATAACCAGTGTATAAGGAAATTAAACATTGTTATACAGACTACTCCCACAGCTTGCAGTTATTAATCAAATATTTCATCAATACCTCAGGTGATGTGACAAAGGCATGAGTCTCTGGGTTGGCATCATTCCTCCCCGTGAAGTTCCTGTTATAGGACGTAACAATTGTGTTCTTCTCGCCCTTTTTAATATCCTTCCTACAAGAGATTGGGTAGTGTTGCAAAGGTAACTTTaaccattttcttatttaatgtacccatgcacacatatataattgACACATTTTAAACTACATACTGCTGATTACCCGCAAAGATAAAAATCGAAATATATTAACTAGTTTGAAAACACCCGATACAGACTTGCATTTACATGGAAATAGTAGAAGCACACCGCTTTGTGCTACAAGAATGTCATACCAGGACTGTGGACTTAATAGTGCTCATGGGTTTGgaatagagctgaaacaactaattgataaaaatcgatactgaaaatcgttgacaacgattttcattatcgattagtcgaatcgattatacaaagtttttttcagagcaaatgctctgaaaaactcctctccttatataatccgacctcaaacagagatcggattataacactagaatccagatcccccgcaacgctgcaggggacctggattcccctcagtCGGCCGGtgggtgtctgtgcgatgcgcacagacaacttccgcctctcccctctacttcatacacccctctgactcctccccctcccatacatcactctgcctctctcccgactccctggtgctttgtgaacctccgttgctgacaggcactttcactgcagcttcatagaagcctcagcgtaagtgaagggcagtaacggaggctgtctgcgcAGACCCCTactggctgacagagaatcatcctctctgtcagccggtgggggtctgcatcgcacagacagcctccgttactgcccttcacttacgcctcctggctcctccccctccccctaaattgtacgttttttattacattattttaaatttaaaaaaaattgcattttttttatccgattaatcgaaaaaataaatcggccaactaatcgattattaaaataatcgttagttgcagccctagtttggAATGACAAAACAGAATAATTATCACTGCTGAAATCtagcaacaccccccccccctcagagtataaaaatactgaaatagaACAAAAAGGTTGATTACACTTTATTTCTCCCTTTTATGTTGCTCTTGGCAAGTCTGCTTTCCTGTTCATACTATGTGTGATCATAAGCAAGGATATAACAGCAGGGTTCACACTACAGTGATGGATCCTGGATGTAGTCAGGTAGAGAAAGCCTGAACTTCCATTCAGGAACTATGGTGCTGTGACACCAAGTGCCATTATAGAACAGAGATCACATGCATCCCTAGCAATAGTAGCCCACGCCAGATGTATTTTAGAATGAGTGGTTAGTAAAATCAAGTGTACCTGTCCCACTGTCCAATGCAAGGTCCACAGGCGTTTGCAAGTACAACACCTCCCACATCACGCAGAACTGCTGACTGTCAAAAAGAAGAGGTTAACATCCTGAAAGGGCATTTTCTTCCTCTGGTGTGTCAGTTTGACAATACTTCTAATTCTAATCTTCCAGTCCTATGTGTATAATACTTATCGCTTATTAAGTGCAAGCACAGTGTAGATTGAACCGTGATGTAGAGCCCTGTGCgcgactgcttttttaatcctgctcccgGTGATTTTTGGCCCAAtgctgcccgctcccgcaatgtgtgtgccactcccgccacatttgtggccaatcccgcccgcctccttacctgaagtGCCCttgagttgctccctcacagcgtctcttctcttgctccgcccaggaacaaggcggagtcacgggaagtgacgtcacatcacgtgactccgttttgttcctgggtggagcaagagaggagacactgtaagggagcagcgagaaggcagccttgcgggactgtacGGGATTATCgagacccgcaggtacagtgtctgactgCCCGTTCCCACCCACAatcccagcaagaccgcccgcaagttttttggcacgggacccgcctcccaatgcaatCCTCTACTGTGTAgtttccataaaatatatatatatatattataattcaaattaccATCTGGTAATTTCACACAATACTCACATAACCATCTCTCTCTATGGTGGCACGGATTTGTTCAGATCCTGGGGTAATGGTAAATAGAGACTTGCATTTGAGACCATGTGCCAGAGCCTGTTTGGCCACAGCTGCAGCTCGTCCCATATCTTCATAACTTGAATTAGTGCAGCTTCCAATGAGACCTAGGAGGAAGTAAATGGATCTTACTTACCCTGGAAGTGGTTCTTACATGTGCTAAACATTCTTAAATGTTTTGCTATGATATAAAATGCCATTGCTATTCCCTTAGAAATTCCTGAACAAACTTACCAACTCTGATATCCAGAGGCCAGCCCTTTTGTTCTGCAATGGCTCCTACCTCTGACACTGGGTTAGCAAGATCAGGAGTAAACGGACCATTGATGTGTGGTTTCAGCTGTTACGAGACATGAAAGTTgatgagagaggaaaaaaaaaaacatcctaggACACTAACCGATTAAAACCATGTTAAATCAAATACATCGTTGTTCAGGTTTTTGGGGGTTGGTGTAAAGTACTACATTTCAAAGCTCGGTACGCTTTTCAGAACCTGCTTTATGTACGCCAATTAGCATGGCTTTCTTAACCGGCATAACTAAGCTAAGAAAGTCATTTTCTGGTTTCTTAGAGAggatgaaaggaaaaaaaaaaaaaaaaaaagtgcataggACACACCCACAACTGAAATTAGTTTAACATaaccatgcttacacacacttttCCCCAATATATGTAATTTAACAGAAAATGCACTAGTAGGTCAATCAACAGAACAGGTCTACTTTATGGAAACCTGCATGGCTAATAACCGCCAGCTAATTATTAGGAGACCCAACTTACTAATATTCATGTAAAATTGTATGTTCCACCGCcttaatagagaaaaaaaaataaaaataaagaagatttAACCAAAGAGACTCACCTCATCAAGGTTAATTTCAATCACCTGATCGTATTCACACCCCTCGTCAGGTACCAAGTTACTTTTGAACTCATCTGCCAGAGATGCAATCTctgaaacatgaaataaaagtcATTTTGGACAAGGGGAAGACAAATGTGaaatttaaactattttagcAAAACAACCAGATGTAAATTGGAACAAAATATTGCTATGCAGTTTACCTAATTAGGCTAATCTTACATTCGGTCTAACAAAAGGAGAACTTTTTTTCTAAGAGGCCAAAATAAGAATTTGATATTTTGATCAACATAAGATGACCAGGTACATACTGAAGTAGCAAAACATTCTACCACTTGAGCAGTACAAGTCGAGGCAACAAAAAAGCCCAAAAAcattatgaacaaaaataagGTTAGCGGCTGCAGAGTGCCGAACAGCGAGGTTACACCCATACTCCAATCCTTTGGCTAATAAGCAGCTACAGGGCAAAGTTAATTTATTCTTTTGGCACACAAACATTTGAAAGTGCTTAACTACCTGGCACTGACATTAatgcaaatgtaaaatgttatgcAGAATACAATTTCGGAGTATCGTTACACAACTTTAATAATGTGTAtctgattgatttttttttttttatctcccatATAAAAGCATCATAAACTTTAAGGACACTGAGGGGACAATGTTTTTAAAGCTCAATGCCACTGCAATATAGAGTGGAGTCAAGTGACATTTGTTCATAGAATGAGAggaacaaaacattttcattcataATAAAATAGCAATTTCTTCAGTTAGCTACTGAAAGTGTATTGTTGAAAGAGCCAGTGCAGGAGAATAATCTTGTCTATGCAAATGAAGTTTACTTTGTGTACTTAAGAGCAGGCTAGAATATACAACacattcataataaaaaaaaaaaaaaaaaaaaagaagttgatTCACATCATACAAGAGACTGCAAATACCTGCTCGCCCAGTCTTCTCTAGGTATTTTTTCATGCGCTGCCCATATGGGAACACTGAGGTTGTGGCTCCAATTTCAGCTCCCATGTTACAGATGGTGGCCATTCCTGTGCAGGAGATAGAGTCCACCCCGGGTCCAGTATACTCTACAATGGCTCCTGTGCCACCCTTTACTGTCAAGATTCCCGCCACTTTCAGTATGACATCTTTAGGGGAAGTCCAGCCAGACAACTTGCCCGTCAACTTCACACCAATTACCtaaatataaagatatacaAGTCAACCCGTATGTCACATGTTAATGCAGGGAGGTACTTTAGACAGAAAAGTTACCATGAAGTACAATGCTGCAAAAAAGGTATTTGCCCGTTGCAGATTTTTGCTCATGTCACacttaaaatatttcatgtcatccaactaattttaatataagaaaaagGCAGTGTGAGAGTAAGCACAAAATGCAGCCTTTAAATGATTGAATTTATTCAAGGTACAGAACAAATGTGAAGACGCAATTCCCTACCCAAACCTAACAGCTTGCTGAGGCACCCTTGGTGGCAGAAACTGCATAATTTTTTCGTCaatccacagaatattatcccaaaaagTCTTGGGCATCATCAAGAAGGTTTTTAGCTTATGTGAGCTTTAGTCAGCAGTAGCTTTCGCCTAGCTCCCTGTGCTATTATCGTcgtctctttcttattgtggcATGAGGAACACCTACTGACATGAGGCACATTagagttctttacatgttacccaggaggtcacaaaaggaCCTGGACTGAGTTGTTGATGCGCTAACTTTATCTATGGATTGTATTTTAGATCTTTAGAAATttaagaacagatgagaaacaaagtcattaatgtctgtgtggtaaacacagacattaatgactttgtttctcatctgttcttaaATTTCTAAGGATCTAAAATCGTGTGCTGCTTTGAGACCATTTAGCAAGACTGGTTCTATTTAGATTAAACAGAACTGGAAGTATTCTTGCCAAGGCGTGTCTAGTGAATTGAACCAAATTAACAATTACATTTGACTAATTGGTTGATTGAGCTGAGGCAGCATTTACTTTTCACATGTAGCCATTTAAAATTGGATAgcatttttccttctatacatgaaatcattaacaagcaaaaaaaaaaatggatcaaGTCCCACAGGTGTTTTGAATGGATAAAGCAATGGTTGAGTGGCTGGAGATAAAAGGttgtatttaataatgtatattcagAGAAAAGTTACTAGCttggtacctcagggatcagtattggTAGTATAGCATTTTTATTAGCGATGTTACAAAGGTTTTAGTGGTTGGGTATGTCTTTCTCCAGACATTACAAAAAGGTCTTCAACAGGTTAGATATTTCTAGTGGAACAAAccaaatgatttaagtaaattagaagaccGGTCTAAAGCGTGGTAGCTACAGTTTGACGATAAgtgtaaaaatcccaaggcagaatatagcttTTGGAAGCCAAGGTACTTGAGAGAAATTTCTGacgacttaaaggtaagcaggcaatgcaataaagcgaGGAGTGTGCGGGATTGTATtctagaggcattagtagcagaaataGAGTCTTCAGTAATCAGTTCTAGAGATCACATCTACAGAAAGATATTGACATATTGAAGAGGGTtcagggctactaaaatggtaagtggtttgcaggataaaaagtCTAAGGAATCTCAATATGTACAGCTTAGAGGAAAGAGATGGGATGTAATAGAAAACCTTTAACTACAGGAACATATAGTACACGAGaaacgtttatttcaaaggatacGCATTATAaaaaagaggtcataatctaagaGGGTAGGGGGCAATGCAAGGGAGTTTTACATTACTAAGAGGTGAATGGAACAGCACCCCATTAAAAGTGGTAGAGATCAACATGCTGAGGGAACTTAAATGTGCATTAGTATGGGCTTAAAGCTATGCTGACAAGACtgattaagtctttacagcaggaaaaacatggCAGACTGGAGGTACaaaattgttcttatctgccatcacattttttgtttctacctTAGGTACTCACCTTTGGGCATTTAAGCTCCCAAGGTATTCCAGCCATAACATCTACAGCATCAGCTCCACCCACACCAATGCAGATACCTCCCAAACCTCCTCCATTGGGAGTGTGAGAGTCCGTACCGATCAGAAGAACTCCAGGGTAGGCATAGTTCTCTAGAATGATCTAACATTGAGAGAAATGTGTATTATGAATGGTTGCCTTAAAAATACATCATTAGTATGATCATCAACAGGAAGCATATGGCACCTACGTCTTGTTTATACATTGAAAACAAAACCACATCAGTATTGAGGGGGTAAACAAATCTACCCAAAACAATATTCAATCCTCATGTGAGGCTTTATAAGTGCAATTCTGACAGTTCTGCAAAGGACTACAAGCAAAATGAATCACCTAGGCATGCCAAGACCAAAAAGGAGACACTGCTACTAGAGTTATGTTTAGCATGATCAAGTTACTCACTAAAGTGTGACCTTGAGCGACTTAGAAACTGCTAATAAATCACATGAACGTGATCCTTTGCCTTATGGAGTTTGTAggacaatatatatacagagttaTATGTAAAAAGTTGCAGTTGACGGTCATGGTACCAGTGTATCTTTGcagtaccatgtatgtcttttACATGTCTTTTAATAAactgaactgtaaaaaaaaaaaaaaagttccagtTAAGCAAAGTTTGAAAATGTCTCGCCATAGTATCCAACTGAACAGCCTAATCTGCGTGAACATTCAACGAAGACACAGCTTTTCAGTCTTTGCACAAAGAAACTCTACGTACGAAACGCTGGTATAAAGTGGTCAAAAGAGTCAGAACAGCTTTTTAACGATACTAAATAGTGCCTTCCAACTATAGCTTTCATAAACCTGTAGCTTCCATATTGTAATAGCAACATAGGCATCAGAGTATAGACATATTTTCAAACCATAGACAATTAAGCACTGCTGGAACCATCTGTAAATCTGTCCATCTGTCAGTCTCACCTGATGGATAATGCCGGAGCCTGGTTTCCAGAAACCAACACCATACTTGGCAGCAGCCGTAGCCAAGAAGTCATACACTTCTTTGTTTGTATCCTGAAGTGGAAGACAAAAGGAGAACTAGGTCTAAACTATGttcatgaaataaaaccattgttttaaaataaaatcatgatTTCTGCATTTTCTATGAACATgggagagaatatatatatatatatatatatatatatatatatatatatatatatatatatatatatatatatatatatatacatacatatatatacatacacacacacacacacaatacataaAATCTCCCTTTTTCCTACTGGTAGAATGTCACTGGACTATTCTACACATgcccttttatttaccaaaagaaaatagaacatcagctttatatataaatatcaattgaaacaaacaaagcaataattttaaggcaagactaACTTAGAATAAAAACAGAGCAagttacaaaagaaaaactatCTAACGCTAGATATCCATATCAGTTATGCACACACAGTACAatattgatgtatatatatatattgcacagaCAAGTCTTTACAGTCCAAACCATTTTGGgggcaatattaaaaatatgatgCCGGTGCCAAATTTAAAAATTTGTCTTATTGCCACATTAATCTACAGAGTATCCTTGTCAAATGAAgaattaaatggtttgtggtaGTCACAAAgccttttttaaaagaaaaacaaaaaacaaaaccagaatCATTTTATACACAACTCTATTCCCAGGTTCTCTTCAAGATGATGTTAACACTCTGGTAAAGGTAAACTTTAGAAGCAGACTTTACATTGTGGAGCTAAGCATTATTTACAAAAGGTGTACATATGGCCCCAGGAAAGTCACTCCTGTCCACACAGCATACCTTAGCTCTCTTGAGATCCTTTTCACCTCCGAGCTGGGCCTCAATCAGGTGATCACAGTGGATGGTGGAAGGCACCGCTACCTTGGGTAGCCCACTGCTAATGAATTGCAACATGGCCATTTGGGCAGTTGCATCTTGCATGGCCACCCGGTCAGGCCGTAGACGCAGATAGGCTTTACCACGAACTATCTCTTGCTTGACTGGGTCATCAAGGTGACCGTAGACTATTTTCTCAGATAACGTGAGAGGACGGTCCAAGCTGGGATAACAAGGGagaacagaaagaaaacaagCTGATATATACAGTGAATGACCACAAACAATGTTCCCTTTTTGGGGATTTGGACCTGCTCAGGTACTGTCCAAACTCAACAGTTCTTCAAACATTTCTAGGGCTCACATTTGCACTTAATTTCTCTCCAattctttttcattatttatcaaattttttcaaatttaatgGCTTAAGCTCTTACCGCTTCTGTACAATCTTGATGTTTTTCTCCAGTTTTTCATAGCTGACATATTCGTTGGGCTCAAAGTGACTCATAGATACCTTCGCTCTCTGGCACAGAGCAGCAGAAACATGGTATCTGCGGGCTCCATGGCCTAGTGCGtgctacaaacaaaaaaagcctGTCATTTGTGAACTACAGACAACACATACAATAATTATCTAGAAGAACACGCACATAAAGAGCACATTTACCGGCAATGACCGCTTACGTGCAAAACAAGCCTCGTATGTGGTAAAGTGGCATCAATCCCGGAAGGACAATGTTTCTGGCAGCTGACTAGTGACACAAATAAAGTTGCCTTTTTACTCCACTGCTTCTGTCGTATTCTCATGGCCATTTTTTCTCTACCCCTCCCCCATACCCTAAACATTCATCTCACTTTGACCCAAACTGAGACCATCTTTGAATAATGCACCTGACTGGTCTGTTTCTCTTGAACTATACACATCCACAAATATTACAAGTAAGATGTACTGTTTAACCAGTTGCACTATATTGTTGTGaatatattagggctgaaacaacgaatcgataaaatcgataataatcgataacggaaatcgttgtcgacgatttccgttatcgattaatcgagtgatcgattcgttgttggagcactcggctccttttacttacctccgcgagcgttccccgcttctgctacacgctctgcagtctccgccttctagctacgtgacggatgtgacgcgttccggaggtaagtattcttcatgtctatgtgcacagatcgcacagagccactcgcacagagcgaatcgctctgtgcgaatggagccactcgcacagagcggttcgctctgtgcgagtggctccattcgcacagagcggttcgctctgtgcgagtggctccattcgcacagagcggttcgctctgtgcgagtggctccattcgcacagagcggttcgcgggggtgggggtccacggtggggtgggggtggggtttcaggggatgcagggtgtgagtgtgggtgcagggcagagtgggggtgggggtgcagggcagagtgggggtggggggtgcagggcaggagactgggtgcagggcagagtgggggtggggatgcagggtgtgagtgtgggtgcagggcagagtgggagactgggtgcagggcagagtgggggtggggatgcagggcagggtgtgagtgtgggtgcagggcagagtgggtgcagggcagagtgtgagtgtgagtgtgggggctgggtgcagggcagagttggagactgggtgcaggggcacagtgcaaag is a genomic window of Spea bombifrons isolate aSpeBom1 chromosome 6, aSpeBom1.2.pri, whole genome shotgun sequence containing:
- the ACO2 gene encoding aconitate hydratase, mitochondrial, yielding MVSYSLLASRLQHALGHGARRYHVSAALCQRAKVSMSHFEPNEYVSYEKLEKNIKIVQKRLDRPLTLSEKIVYGHLDDPVKQEIVRGKAYLRLRPDRVAMQDATAQMAMLQFISSGLPKVAVPSTIHCDHLIEAQLGGEKDLKRAKDTNKEVYDFLATAAAKYGVGFWKPGSGIIHQIILENYAYPGVLLIGTDSHTPNGGGLGGICIGVGGADAVDVMAGIPWELKCPKVIGVKLTGKLSGWTSPKDVILKVAGILTVKGGTGAIVEYTGPGVDSISCTGMATICNMGAEIGATTSVFPYGQRMKKYLEKTGRAEIASLADEFKSNLVPDEGCEYDQVIEINLDELKPHINGPFTPDLANPVSEVGAIAEQKGWPLDIRVGLIGSCTNSSYEDMGRAAAVAKQALAHGLKCKSLFTITPGSEQIRATIERDGYSAVLRDVGGVVLANACGPCIGQWDRKDIKKGEKNTIVTSYNRNFTGRNDANPETHAFVTSPEIVTALSIAGTLKFDPEKDFLTGADGQKFKLEPPDADELPKSSFDPGQDTYQYPPKKGSSQAVEVNPSSQRLQLLEPFDKWDGKDLENMQILIKVKGKCTTDHISAAGPWLKFRGHLDNISNNLLIGAINIENEKANCVKNCMTQEYGAVPDTARYYKAHGLKWVVIGDENYGEGSSREHAALEPRHLGGRAIITKSFARIHETNLKKQGLLPLTFSDPADYDKIHPEDKISIVGLKDLAPGKPLKCVITHQNGSQENIMLNHTFNETQIEWFQAGSALNRMKELQK